A window of Phragmites australis chromosome 2, lpPhrAust1.1, whole genome shotgun sequence genomic DNA:
TCGCACCTCTATGGCTGCTTGCACCACTGTATTTGCCATAATATATAATATCTTCTAGGGAggggtaaaaatatttttaccagAGCACGGGCTGTATAAGTTCAACCGGTCCTGGGTCCCTGTAGTATAGCTGTAACTTGTACCGTTATCTCTGTAAGGGCGTACTTGTACGTTTACACCCcgaatgacactataaatacagactccTGACCACCAGACCAGAGGATGAATCTTTGGACGATCGATACatttggtgttccttcctcttcacttcttctccaagcttgagccattcgtGTGAGTGTGCTCTCGCTgtacttgttcgtggaagacattttcttcTGCCAACAGGGTCTCTCTCGGCCATGTGCATGTTCTCCATGTCCCATCCAACATGCAGTTCGTCAACATCATGACCAAGGGGTTGCCGACCAAGCCTTTCTTGATTTCCGGTCCAGTCTTGGCGTCCAGGAGCCTCCTACTGTGACTGCGGGGGGTGTTAGCATGTTTTAATTGTTAGGATTTCCTTCCTTAAACTACTCCTACATATATGGTTAGCCAATATTCTGTAACCCCATATTTAGGAAACTAATATCATGTAATTAGGAAACTAATCCTGTGAGGATCAATATATGGCACCTTTGGCCGTGTGCGGTATTGCcttgctttctctctctttctcaattCTTTTAGGCTTACAGTGACTTATATTTAATTCCCAATTTCTCATTGATTTTGCCGCTTTTTTCTGCATTTTGCGGTAGCATGTTGTTTTATCGTGTTAATTTAGTATAGAACAGGTATCATAACTTTTATGCCCAACATGTTACCACTAAATGCAAAGAACTAGGATTTGCAAAGAACCAACCAGCATGGGGCCCTTTTGTAAATTGGATCTAGAACAGGCCAATCTCTTTTTAGTACAAAATATTCTCTAACTGTATCCTGTCATTTGAAAATCAGAACTAGAAAGTATTGAAACATGAGATTCAAATATTAGTTGTAGTATCTGCACCTTCTCCCATTTGGGCAACATATTTGTATGTTCGAGTTTTACATTCCACTGTTCCACGTATTCTCCTTTCTTTGCTTCAGTACTACTTTACTACTTACAGTGAATACCACTGTACTAAGAAATTCCTACCTGTGTGTCCAGATTGAAAAGATTATTCATAGAGAATCACATCCAATTTCCTAAAAAAATGGGAAGAGGAAAAGTTTTGAAGTCGATATGGCTTGTTAGCATTTGACATGCCCAACTTCCTCTTTTACTGTCATTCATTTTTTTCACTGAAATGGTATATTTGTTTACTTTTCAGGCTGTTATTTATCCCTCAGTTTAAGTTCATACTTAAGAGGCATGTTCTCTAATTTTGTAGGTACGCAATTGCCCAACAAGGCTAAGGGATGGTGCATGGGAACAATCTCTGATAtatgagaaagaaaaaggacacTGGAAGTGCAAGTGGTGCAGTATTGAGGGTTATCATGGCATAACTCGATTGAAGTGGCATCTTGTTGGCTGGCAGAATCGCCCTCAGTGTCCACAAGTTCCAAAAGATGTTGCTGAAAAGATAAGGGATCAAATGATATTGAAGGAGGAGCAGAAAGCAAGATCATTTGACGGTGATGGCAGTTGTGGCGTGCTGTGCTCTTCTAAGAGTTCACAATTTGATCAAGAACATTTCACTACAACAATGCATGGAAGTCGTTCTTCCCAGGCTTTTGATCAAGCTAACAGTAAATCAAAAGCATGCAACACATTATCCAATACTACTCTTCCTTCACAAGAGATTGCCAATCCTCAGGTGTGTCATGAGCAACAGAGGAAGGAGGCTGCAACCCCCACAGAGCCTGGCTGGTGGCAAGGTCAGAGGATGCAGTGGCAGTCGCAACATAAGGTGAAACCCTAGAGCTCCGGTACCATGCTAATTTTAGGAGAAGAGATTATTCACAAATGCACACTTTATTCAATTAGGATGTAGGTACAAGCCAGCTAGCCCTAGATTATATGAACCTTATATATTAGCTATATACACTTAACAGAGGCGACACGTATCTTTCCCCCTCTATCGGAAGTCTAGGACCAGCATTCATGCAAACATTGTTTGCAAATATCTATTATAGCAACTTCTTGGGTGTATCAGTGATTCATAATACTGGAACTTATTATCGGTTCTAGCTGGATTTTGCTTGTAGAAGGGTCAAAACTGTATATGACCTTGTTTGGTGTACCATTAGTCTAGAAACATGGATACCAGTAGTGAGTCAAGACTATACTGACTAACTGCATTTTTATTCTGACTGAAAGACTTGTCTTCCATGTAAGGAAGTTAAATACTAAAAGTACCTCTCTTTTGCAATATTTCTTCTGGATTAACCTGTTAAGTACTAAAAAGTGTTATTGTGCAGCCAATGAAGGAAGAAGGGTCTCATGGGAATGAATTATGTAGTAACACAAACAAATCTGAGAAGCAAAGAAGTGATTGGAGATATGTTTTGAACACATTGATGCGTTTGCCAGATGTACAAGAGGGTGCTGGCATTTGGACATGCATTCGTGATGCTCTTCTGTATGGTCATGCTGAATTTGGCATAGTAAGTGGCAGGACTGATGAAAATTCCAAAATCACAGACATTCTTGCATTATTATGGATTATGCAGTAACACAAAcattctatctatctatctatctatctatatatatatcctatGCTACTGTTGTCTTCCATTGCATCCATCCAAGTCTACGTCTCTCTTTGAGTTCATCTATGTTGTACGAGTCCACATATTCCTTCGTCAATTCGTCATTTTCTTTTCCGTCGTTATTGATGTAGCTTAGTCATCTAGATCTTTCCGTAGCTTTAGTGACAACTtcatttgttgtcttgctactcgtcaTTACTttatttgcaattcttgatctagGGCATCCTTTTGTCATCTTGGTCTTTCCGTAGTTCTAGTGGCATTCGTTTGTTGTCTTGCTATTTATCGTACCAAGGAcattcttttgttgtcatcGTCATGACTCTACTACTGTGCTTCGTCTTGCATTTCTTTAGCTTGATTCGACAAGATTACTAAGGTTCCACTCTATGATAGCTTTGaagagataatttttggatgtattacttttattttgtcCAAGTTCATTACTTAGTGTCACCTATTTCAAATGCAATGTACGCCTTGCATTTGACGGggtgttaagggtataatagttAAGGGTATTATGGTAATATCCTAGTCTAGGGTTcccctcatgtactctatatattgctccCATGAGCTACCATTGAAtataagttgctattcctaacagcTACAAACTCTTTGGATGGAACATTAGGTCATCAACATTCTTCTCTTGCAAATCTTTTCATGTAGTTCTTTGGATGTTGGGAATACTATGGCTGTAATAATCTTTTTAAAGGATAAATCATCATATTATCGGCTTCCAATAATCTTTTTTCGTGATTTGTATCAGGTAGCTGACAAAGAGGAAATGGATTATGATGGAACAGTAAATGGGAACACTGCTAAGTGCCAGAATGTCCTTATGGACGTTTTAAGATCAGAGAACTTTGCCTTGTTGTGCAATGTGCTTTGCAGAACTGTACATCAAGATGAGGAAAGAACTAgatattttgattttggtgtGATTGACTCAAGGATGAAAAATGGAAATTATGGGCATGCGCCCGGATTATTCATCCATGATCTGAAACTGGTAACAATTTCATGACTTTTCGGTGATATTCTTCTCGTTTTACATCATGCACTTGAAATTTCTCGAACTCTTCAATAGCTGCAAACATTTAAATTCCTTTTAACTTATCATAATACAAGTTTGTTTAATTAAAATTCCTTCTGTTAGTCCCATTGCCTTGTCGTTGTATTCCTTTTCAAGATCAACACCGGTTATAACACTTTGATGGTCAACCATCTGTCTTTCCAAAATTGGTGGTTCGAAGCAACGCTTTTGGTTGACTCAAGACGGAGTTCATGTTGGTAGCATGGTTCATCTGGAAACATCGCAATGAATGTGTCTTCGAGGGAAGAAGCCCTAGTGTATCTCATCTGGTTCAGGGCATTAGAGATGAATCTGCTCTTTGGTGCTCAGCAGGAGCCATTGAGTTGGAATCCCTCTGGTCTTGAGTGTGGTCTGGTTTTTAGGTCGTTTTCCTGAGCCATAGACACTAGGGGCATCTTCCCTCCGTTGTGGCATCTGTAATTACTATTCCagtgttccttttctttttctttttgcttccttttcttttggggTGTGTGTGCTCTATGTGTGTTTGGCCTTGCtatgttagttttgtatttgatcttttcttcttcttaatataatgacaggCAGCTCTCCTGCCGGTtcgagaaaaaagaagaataacaaATTCATGGTCATTGTGCTGGTAGGAGCAACTGTGCTATATCCAGTTCACAATCACATGAACATTACACTAATTAGCCTATCTAGCACGGGCAGGACGCTTGAGGCAATCTAGAGATGGCCAGAGAGGTAAGTATGCGCCATGGTAGTTGCGGAGGGGATAACGTAGTATCTCACGCTCACCCTCGTGTGCGCGGCGGAGCTCTTCTCCAGCCAGTGATGCGATGAGGCTCTGAATGCGCCTGTTAACCAAAAATTGTATCTTATTGCTTGCTTCTTGATTACAATCGTAGCTCCTTTATAGCCCAGGAACTAGGGCCTAACAGACTCCCTAACATATCTGACTTCTAACTAATAGACTTCCTAACATATCCGAATCCTAACCATACATGACTAATCCTAATCAAACACAACTCCTAATCCTAACTGAATTAAACACAACTCCTTAACAGATTTTAACCTCCTAATCGTAACCCTTAAGGACTGTCTTGTTGTCGTTTCCTGTGTTGATATGTTCTTCCATAGAAAGCGTCCGTAACACTATCCTACCTACCAGATTGGAGTCTTACGAGTCCAGTACCTACTTTTGCATTAAACAGTTATCGTTGCTATATGTTTGTAGTTCAGATATATGAATTTACTTTCTGTTCTTGTAAGCTTTGTGTTTGGCATCTCTATTTACCTAATCTGAGTACACATTTTATTTTGGAAGGCATATATTTCCTAATTTTTTCATAGTGGTATGGTAATTAGCACTTTTGATATTATTGCAGTTATGGGAAGATCTTAAAACAGCTGGTCAAGATATCATTGACCTAGCAAATAGTCTATCAAGCCTCACAGAAGATTCCTACAGAAAACTGGTAAGTATTTGATGGTTGGGTTTATTTAGATGTTCTCAGTATCTGTGTTGTTTTCTGTTTGCCTTGAACTTTCTGAATGATCTCTGTAATTTTGTGCATTTCACTTCGGATAAGAATGTCTTGAATATTGAATACATTTGTATTCAATTTGTTCAGTTTTGTCTACTTGATACACATTTGCATTGAAATCTGGAACCTACTATTACTTTCTTTAGGTTGGAAAAGAGAGAGGATCAGATGATGATGAGTTTAAGGTGAGTGCCTTGTTGGCTTTGCTGTTTAGATTATGCCCTTCCCCGCCTTGTTCAATATTACACTACCACTACTGCAGGGAGCTGTGATGACCATCTCTGGACCCAAGAACTTGTCTGAATCAAATACGTCGGTACCCTCAAGCTCACAGGGCTTCAACCAGTTGGATCAATCAGATCCAGTAGATGTTTCTGATCTACAAAAGGACAGTAGCTGCAACCAGTGTGGCAAAGAAGCAAGAGGCAGAAGTGTTCTTACATGTAATAGGTGCATGCTATCTTGCCACATTTCATGCACTGAGCTTCCTGTTCCACCCATACCAACTGGAAGCTGGTACTGTGAAAACTGCAGCACTAATGAACCAGTTGAAGGTGACATGGCCTTAGCCCATTACCAACCGAATTGCTTGCATGGAAATTGTGCTGCCTGCAATAGACTTGAGGTGTGCAGTCCTCCGAAATGTGAAGAGACACCTAATGATAACTCAAGAGCAATGGTTATGGACTCCGTTGGGGATCTGGAACTGCCAGAGATTGATACAGGTGGTTCATGCAAGATATGTGGAGATCCTGAAGAGAATGACAAGAGGTTCTTGATATGTGGCCACATCCACTGTCTATATAAGTACTACCACATTCGGTGCCTGAAGTCCAAGCAGATTGCTAGCAATGTTCAGCGTGACAAAACGTGCTGGTACTGCCCATCATGCCTTTGCCGAGTCTGTCTCTCTGACAAAGATGATGATCTGACCATTCTGTGTGATGGCTGTGATGAGGCCTATCATGTGTATTGCATAACGCCTCGCCGTACTTCAATACCCAAGGGACAGTGGTATTGCTCATCGTGTAGCGTGGAGAGAGCCATGGAGGGGATGAGACAGTATGAGAGAAGGATGCTAAAGCGCCACAGGAAGGATGATACTAGGCGGCAAAGTAGGAATTACGAAGGCGTGGACTTGCTTCTATCTGCCGCGGAACAGCTCAGCAGCTGGTGACTTGTAAAAATTAGCCGGGGGCCTGGATATCAGCATCTTCATTGCACTATATCCTAGACTAGCTCTTTTTGCTCTGTAAGTGGATTGCTACCTCTGCCATCAGTTCTGACTTCAGGGATTTGCTGTTTAAAGAGCCTTGCCTCTCTGACAGAGGATCAGAAGGCTGCGACTAGGGTAGGCAAGAAGTTAGCTGCAGTCTTCTCATCAAACTCGCTATCCACAATTTCTGATCAAACAGACAAGAACCTTCGAACAGCATGAATTGTTTGAGCAGCATTGTAGATGATGACAGTCCTTTAGGAAACTGGTCTTgttcatcctttttttttttcgctTCACCTGACTGCAAGGGATATTCTTGTTTTGAAGGTTAACTTCAAGGAGGTTGTGTAGCTTGTATcttatgtatttgcatgtgcAAGTTTGCGGGAAAATTTCCaatttgagagagaaaaaacatCTTTGACAATCGCCTCAGGTTTCCGTCAGGCCGTCATTATTCCCAATTTCCCGTATAATCTGATTTCTTCAGTCGAACACTGAAACTTGCTTCTCTTTGCATTTCGTTCCTTGTTTGGTGCGGTAACgaaaatgcagttatcaactgtGATGTACACGAAATTCCTTGAAGCAGCCTCTAAATATGGCAATGTATATTCAGCTTGTTATATATGTACGCATTTAGTTCACCCCTTTTGGTGATGAACTGAAGATGACAAATAAGACTCTGTTCGGCCGGTCTCTAGCTTCACGTCGGATCTAGAATTTGtagactaaaataaaataatttaaatgtATATTTATAGTCTAAAATGAAAACACGAAATTGTAGGGCTACCGTAAGTCTCCCACTCAGCGTTAATGTAGGTAAGCTAGGCAGGAATGAATGGATGCGAGAGACGAGCGGCAGGGACTCGGATGCATGTTACTTACCGGAGCTTCCTTAGGGCCAGCAGGGGCCTTGCCTCCTGCATCTGTGTAAGTTCTTTTCCATTCACCGTTGGCCATTTACTAACACAGTTTATTCTATATACCCTTCACTGTTGCTCCCCCTGCCTTTGGCGGCAAGCTCCGCCAGTGCGCAAGATGTAGTCGTCCGGGCACCAGGAGAGCGGCGCTCCGCCGCCAGCTCCTCGGCCGGCGTCCCTGTCAAGCAAGATCTGATCGGCGCGGATGGGACACCGTGCGCTGGTGCTGATGGCCGTCCCCTGTGGCCGGCCGCCATAGTCTTGCTGTGTCGTTCGTTGAATCGTTGCTTGTTAATATCTGCTAGCTCCTCTGATGAGCATCTGTCCTGTCCCCGTGGGCTTTTAGGCAAGCGAGCTAGGTTTGTCTCGTCTCGTGCACCTTCGTCAAGGCACGTCGCTGTTTTGTTTCGGACGGATGCCATCCTTGTAAGCTGTACCTAGTTGAGTGTGTAGTGCGTATATTTCTCCTGCTTTTCGTCCGGTCGAAGATGCACGTAGTGTTGTCGTCTctttctcctttcctttttaACAAggaataattataaaaaagatCATTACTTCTGATGTTATTGCAAATTTATCattaaaatattacaaaaatactattaaaactgtcattcaaatagtattcttaaaaaaataaaaaattaaagaggtatttgcaaatacctcttTTAACAAACATAAAGGGTGGGTGGATATGATGAACTGACGATGTCGCACCTGTACATATACGTGTTCGTGTTGCATTGCACGTGAGGCGAACTTGGGGTGCTTCTAGACTTGCCTCACCCATGCCACCGTCCCCCCAGGGGCATAGGGGCTGCAGCACCAACTAACGGTGTAGTGCATCCGTAGGCATGGAAGGGGAAACACGTCGTGGCTAAGTTTGGTGTGACTGGATCTCGACTGCCCGTGCCATGCACCAAATGAATCCAACGGCTAGACGCAGTGGCGGATCCAAAGTGTGGCACGGGTGGGCCGTGGATCACCCTAAGAATTTGAACCGGCCCAAGCCCATCCGGCAGCGGGCAGCCGACGCATCGAGTCCACTGCTCCTCTTCGCTGCCGCCGCCAGCGCTGGCGGCTGGCCCGCCCTTCTCGGCCGCAGTAGTGCTTCTCCGCCTCTCTGGCGCCTCTTCATCGCCCGCTTCAGCGCTTCTCCGCGCTCGACGACTCCGGGACGCCAGCAGCAAGCCAGCAACCTCACCGCATCCGTCGCCACTTCGCTCGGCTCCATCCCGCGCCGCGCGGCCGCAGGAGGCGAGGTCGCGAGGAAGCTGACCGGCGCCGCTGACGGAGAGGCGGACGAACGAGGAGTCAAGAGGGCTGCGGAAGTGCGGATGCGGAGAGGAAGCCGCCAAGCCGGAAGGCAAAAGCAGAGAGCACGACCACGGAGAAGGTGATTAATCTCGTACTGTGAATCTGTGATGATTTGTGGTTCGCATGCAAATTGCGAAATGTGGTCTGTGCCTGGGTGACTATTAATGCAGCAATTTCTGGCCAAATTAGATGGAACTTTGTTAATTTCTGCTCGCATATGCTTTAGCTTTGTTGGAAGTAAGATTAGGTTTTTGTAGTTTAGAGGTTTAGGTGTTAATTGGAATTTGGGAGAGATGAGCAGAGGGAGATAGGCTTTAGGTTGTAGCAGGACATATTTGTAAgatgatctcattaacaagattCATCAATTTATGTCTGAATTTGATACATTGAGTATTGTTATTGTAGAATTGTTGAAACATGAAGAGGAACGGAGATATTGTATCTCTTTTTCGGAAACATGTAGCAAAGAAGAttacttcttcttcatctccctctCCGGTTGCGGCTATGGTGGAAGAACAgactcaagaacaagaagacgTACCAGAGCAAGTGAGAGTATTTGAAGAAATTATGAATCTGATGCTATCTTCTTCACCTTCAGTTTCACTTGAATATGTCTCATCACCACCACCGATTTATGACATTAATCGCCTTCCACATGATTCCGGGGAAAGACTGTCCATTGCAAGTTATTCTGTCAATGATCAAGATGCAATTCGAAGAGCATATAGTCTTAAAAGGTCCATTCCATCCTTATGCAAATgattttgaaaaaagaaaatttgaaatagaGATCGGCAATTCGCACCTTTATGGTTTCTAAATATTATGATTTGAATATAGTATCAAGAAGGAATCTGTATTTTGCTTTATATACTActtgttcaaaaagaaaaaaaaagtaagggTGATGGGATTGATGCATTTATTAAAGGTGGTTGGAGAAAttggaagaaaagagatgaAGCACTTGATAAATATGTGAGTGGTGTAACAAGTGTACACAATGCAGATCAAGAGAGATACAACTTATTTATCAATCCCAGTGTAGCAATTAATAATCAAACTGTGAAGGTAAATAATGAGGATCTACATCTTTACAAGATCAG
This region includes:
- the LOC133904415 gene encoding uncharacterized protein LOC133904415 isoform X1 → MDGEASKGNGKVHFRDSSSQEALRTYKRRRQPQSQPEPEPEPEPQSQPELEHKAGDVPAQQSKDTFWKSRDMGWKYGIMIDENRQHWKCMYCGLTRYGGGVSRLKRHLAGDLDVKMCPKVPVDVAEEIRQHLRKKRERRRKRAGQNGGNNVKTKSSSDGANFEKDLLPADSVGPAGMGTSVLEEVTNQTSMAHQDPTSPRVPMLRARDIGWEHAVDLDGNKRRWQCKFCSLCRSGGVTTLKAHLTDESCPNVPKEISKKVSNFIEEKRTMRLLFSTFDFKIDEDQVSDTQIQGEGTVQCENEQQPSRNATHTQTLDKHAINEVAAGSNQCGAESSGRPVKHCDQPEEPWAMDHSRTHQGINNKHQTVDKNTENSQNTKILKRQKTGFNTRKHIIIVDEIARHWRCRYCGMDGYGKKIRLHYHLAGAFRHPKCPSVPIEISAKARQHVLTKRRLKMNKAGQHVPSRPHILAGERLQNDSPSCVNHPQLSINNESSEVRNCPTRLRDGAWEQSLIYEKEKGHWKCKWCSIEGYHGITRLKWHLVGWQNRPQCPQVPKDVAEKIRDQMILKEEQKARSFDGDGSCGVLCSSKSSQFDQEHFTTTMHGSRSSQAFDQANSKSKACNTLSNTTLPSQEIANPQVCHEQQRKEAATPTEPGWWQGQRMQWQSQHKPMKEEGSHGNELCSNTNKSEKQRSDWRYVLNTLMRLPDVQEGAGIWTCIRDALLYGHAEFGIVADKEEMDYDGTVNGNTAKCQNVLMDVLRSENFALLCNVLCRTVHQDEERTRYFDFGVIDSRMKNGNYGHAPGLFIHDLKLLWEDLKTAGQDIIDLANSLSSLTEDSYRKLVGKERGSDDDEFKGAVMTISGPKNLSESNTSVPSSSQGFNQLDQSDPVDVSDLQKDSSCNQCGKEARGRSVLTCNRCMLSCHISCTELPVPPIPTGSWYCENCSTNEPVEGDMALAHYQPNCLHGNCAACNRLEVCSPPKCEETPNDNSRAMVMDSVGDLELPEIDTGGSCKICGDPEENDKRFLICGHIHCLYKYYHIRCLKSKQIASNVQRDKTCWYCPSCLCRVCLSDKDDDLTILCDGCDEAYHVYCITPRRTSIPKGQWYCSSCSVERAMEGMRQYERRMLKRHRKDDTRRQSRNYEGVDLLLSAAEQLSSW
- the LOC133904415 gene encoding uncharacterized protein LOC133904415 isoform X2; protein product: MDGEASKGNGKVHFRDSSSQEALRTYKRRRQPQSQPEPEPEPEPQSQPELEHKAGDVPAQQSKDTFWKSRDMGWKYGIMIDENRQHWKCMYCGLTRYGGGVSRLKRHLAGDLDVKMCPKVPVDVAEEIRQHLRKKRERRRKRAGQNGGNNVKTKSSSDGANFEKDLLPADSVGPAGMGTSVLEEVTNQTSMAHQDPTSPRVPMLRARDIGWEHAVDLDGNKRRWQCKFCSLCRSGGVTTLKAHLTDESCPNVPKEISKKVSNFIEEKRTMRLLFSTFDFKIDEDQVSDTQIQGEGTVQCENEQQPSRNATHTQTLDKHAINEVAAGSNQCGAESSGRPVKHCDQPEEPWAMDHSRTHQGINNKHQTVDKNTENSQNTKVRNCPTRLRDGAWEQSLIYEKEKGHWKCKWCSIEGYHGITRLKWHLVGWQNRPQCPQVPKDVAEKIRDQMILKEEQKARSFDGDGSCGVLCSSKSSQFDQEHFTTTMHGSRSSQAFDQANSKSKACNTLSNTTLPSQEIANPQVCHEQQRKEAATPTEPGWWQGQRMQWQSQHKPMKEEGSHGNELCSNTNKSEKQRSDWRYVLNTLMRLPDVQEGAGIWTCIRDALLYGHAEFGIVADKEEMDYDGTVNGNTAKCQNVLMDVLRSENFALLCNVLCRTVHQDEERTRYFDFGVIDSRMKNGNYGHAPGLFIHDLKLLWEDLKTAGQDIIDLANSLSSLTEDSYRKLVGKERGSDDDEFKGAVMTISGPKNLSESNTSVPSSSQGFNQLDQSDPVDVSDLQKDSSCNQCGKEARGRSVLTCNRCMLSCHISCTELPVPPIPTGSWYCENCSTNEPVEGDMALAHYQPNCLHGNCAACNRLEVCSPPKCEETPNDNSRAMVMDSVGDLELPEIDTGGSCKICGDPEENDKRFLICGHIHCLYKYYHIRCLKSKQIASNVQRDKTCWYCPSCLCRVCLSDKDDDLTILCDGCDEAYHVYCITPRRTSIPKGQWYCSSCSVERAMEGMRQYERRMLKRHRKDDTRRQSRNYEGVDLLLSAAEQLSSW
- the LOC133904069 gene encoding uncharacterized protein LOC133904069, with the protein product MHQMNPTARRSGGSKVWHGWAVDHPKNLNRPKPIRQRAADASSPLLLFAAAASAGGWPALLGRSSASPPLWRLFIARFSASPRSTTPGRQQQASNLTASVATSLGSIPRRAAAGGEVARKLTGAADGEADERGVKRAAEVRMRRGSRQAGRQKQRARPRRRIVET